The region TGCCACATCGCGGCCTTGATCCTCATCCGGCCCCTGGCCGCAGATGGCCGGGAAACCCGAAATCAGACCAGCTGTGTGCGCAAACAGGAAAAGGCCGGCGATGAAATCATCGCCAGCCCTTCCAGCTAAAAGCGCACGATTCGCGCAATTCGCGAACCGGACGATTACTTGAGTTCGACAGTGGCACCAGCCTCTTCGAGCTGCTTCTTGATGCTCTCTGCCTCGTCCTTGGAAGCGCCTTCCTTCACGGTCGAGGGCGCGCCTTCGACCATGTCCTTGGCTTCCTTCAGGCCCAGGCCGGTGATCGCACGCACGACCTTGATCACGCCGACCTTGTTGCTGCCGAAGCTGGACATGACCACGTCGAACTCGGTCTTTTCCTCGGCCGCCGCAGCTTCACCGCCGCCAGCCGCAGGCGCGGCAGCAACGGCCGCCGCGGCGGACACGCCGAACTTCTCTTCCATGGCGGAGATCAGGTCTACGACCTCCATCACGGTCATGTTCGAAATCGTCTCGAGGATGTCTTCTTTGGAAACTGCCATTTCAATATCTCCAGTCAATCTACCCGAATCAAAAAACGAAGTGTCAGGCCGAGGCCTGCTTCTGATCACGTATCGCCGCCACCGTTCTCGTCAGCTTGCCGGGGACCTCGTTAAGCGTCCTGGCGAACTTGTCGAGCGGTGCACGCATGACCGCCATCAGCAGACTGATGGCCTGATCGTACGTCGGCAGGCTTGCGAGCCGGTCAAGTTCGTGCGGCCCCAGCGCCTGGCCACCCACGGCCAGCACCTTCACCTTGAACTTGTCGTTGGTCTTGGCGAAATCCTTGAGAACACGCGCCGCCGCACCGGGATCTTCCTGGGAAAACGCCAGCAGCAACGGACCCACGAGCGCTTCATCCATGCACTCGAAATCCGTTCCCTTGAGCGCACGACGCGCCAGGGTGTTCTTCACCACCCGCAGATACACACCACCCGCGCGCGCCTTGCTGCGCAACTCGGTCAGCTGTTCCACGGAAAGACCGTGGTATTCCGCGGCAATCGCGGAATACGCACCCGCAGCCACCGCGGCAACCTCCGAAACGACGCGTTTCTTGTCTTCCAGATTAAGTGCCACGATACCTCTCCTGCTCGGGGGGCAAAATTGCCTCACCGTCTACAACAGACTCCGCCTTCATGTCGGCGGAGCGCCTACGATGCCCCAAGCACTGCTTTGACTCGGGTTACACCGTCTACGCAGGCAATGAAACCATTAAGCCCTTGCGGGCGCCTGCGGTCTGGGACGATGTACGTCCTGTACAGTCCGGCCGCGGCCTCCTGCCGCAGCCTCGCCGGCCTTAAACGGCCAGCGAACTCTGATCGACCGGGATCCCGGGACCCATGGTCGACGAAACGGTCACGCGCTTGATGTAGATGCCCTTGGAGGTCGACGGCTTCGCCTTGACCAGATCGGCCATCAACGCATTGAGGTTGCCGGCCAATGCCTCAACCTCGAAACCGGCCTTGCCGATGCTGCAATGAATGATGCCGGCCTTGTCGGTGCGATAGCGCACCTGACCACCCTTGGCATTCTTCACCGCAGTGGCGACATCCGGCGTCACGGTGCCGACCTTGGGGTTCGGCATCAGACCGCGCGGACCAAGAATCTGGCCCAGCTGGCCGACTACGCGCATCGCATCGGGGCTGGCAATCACCACATCGAAATCCAAGTTGCCCGCTTTGACCTCCTCTGCCAAGTCGTCCATACCCACCTTGTCCGCACCGGCGGCCAGCGCTGCTTCGGCGTTAGCGCCCTGCGTGAACACGGCGACGCGCACAGTCTTGCCGGTGCCGTTGGGCAGCACGGTGGAACCGCGCACCACCTGGTCCGACTTGCGCGGGTCGACACCCAGGTTGATCGACACGTCGATCGACTCGGCGAACTTGGCCTTCGCGCAGGATTTGATCAGCGACAGCGCCTCGTCCAGCGGGTAGTTCTTGCCAGGCTGAATCTGCTCACGGATCGCCTGCATACGCTTGCTCAACTTGGCCATGTCACACCCCCTCGACGTTCAGACCCATCGACCGGGCACTGCCGGCGATGGTACGTACCGCGGCATCCAGATCGGCGGCCGTCAGATCGGGCTCCTTGGCCTTTGCGATCTCCTCGAGCTGCTCGCGCGTCACCGTCCCCACCTTCGCGGTATTCGGCGTGCTGCTGCCCTTGGCCAGACCCAGCGCCTTCTTCAACAGCACCGAGGCAGGCGGCGTCTTGGTGATAAAGGTGAAACTGCGAT is a window of Acidihalobacter prosperus DNA encoding:
- the rplL gene encoding 50S ribosomal protein L7/L12 — translated: MAVSKEDILETISNMTVMEVVDLISAMEEKFGVSAAAAVAAAPAAGGGEAAAAEEKTEFDVVMSSFGSNKVGVIKVVRAITGLGLKEAKDMVEGAPSTVKEGASKDEAESIKKQLEEAGATVELK
- the rplJ gene encoding 50S ribosomal protein L10, encoding MALNLEDKKRVVSEVAAVAAGAYSAIAAEYHGLSVEQLTELRSKARAGGVYLRVVKNTLARRALKGTDFECMDEALVGPLLLAFSQEDPGAAARVLKDFAKTNDKFKVKVLAVGGQALGPHELDRLASLPTYDQAISLLMAVMRAPLDKFARTLNEVPGKLTRTVAAIRDQKQASA
- the rplA gene encoding 50S ribosomal protein L1, which translates into the protein MAKLSKRMQAIREQIQPGKNYPLDEALSLIKSCAKAKFAESIDVSINLGVDPRKSDQVVRGSTVLPNGTGKTVRVAVFTQGANAEAALAAGADKVGMDDLAEEVKAGNLDFDVVIASPDAMRVVGQLGQILGPRGLMPNPKVGTVTPDVATAVKNAKGGQVRYRTDKAGIIHCSIGKAGFEVEALAGNLNALMADLVKAKPSTSKGIYIKRVTVSSTMGPGIPVDQSSLAV
- the rplK gene encoding 50S ribosomal protein L11, producing MAKKVTGYIKLQVAAGQANPSPPVGPALGQHGVNIMEFCKAFNAQTQNVEAGLPLPVVITVYSDRSFTFITKTPPASVLLKKALGLAKGSSTPNTAKVGTVTREQLEEIAKAKEPDLTAADLDAAVRTIAGSARSMGLNVEGV